TAATGCATCATTGCTAAGCCATAAGCAGACTTTTGATATGTACCTGGCAAATGTGAAGAAAACAGACGATCCTGCTATTCAATACGAGTTTGCCGTTTTCATGGTTGGCGCTATGATGGAAATGcccgacgaggagctggagggtgGCAAGCCTTCACTCACCACGGAGAAAGGCAAAAACTCCTTCGACATCACCCGATCCAACCTTCTAAAAGAGGCCAAGTCGATTTTCCAGGCACTAGCGAACCGTAGTTATCCGTTTGCCCAGTACTACCTGGCAGACGGCTACGCCTCGGGTTTGTTTAGTAAAGGGAAAGAGGATTACGATCGCGCCTTCCCTCTATTTGTAGCTGCAAGCAAGCACGGCCATGTGGAGGCATGCTACCGAACTGCTTTGTGCTACGAATTTGGATGGGGAACACGAGCGGAGGCCTCTAGAGCCCAGCAATTCTATCGCCAAGCTGCCTCGAAAAACCACCCAGGTGCTATGCTCCGAATGGCAAAAGCCTGCCTTGCAGGAGATATGGGCTTAGGCAAGCGCTATCGGGAGGGCGTCAAATGGCTGAAGCGGGCCACTGATTCTTCCGATGCGCAGTATAATTCGGCGCCGTACGAGCTCGGCCTGCTTCATGTATCCGGATACGGAGACGATGTCTTTCCCGACCCTTCTTATGCCGCTCAACTGTTCACCAAGTCGGCGGATCTTGGTCATGTAGAGGCGTGCTATCGCCTAGGAGAAGCCTACGAGCACGGAAATTTGAATTGTCCAAAGGACCCTGCCCTCAGTATTCACTTTTACACCACTGCTGCGCAAGGAGGAAATTCACTGGCAATGATGGCGCTATGCGCTTGGTATCTGGTGGGTGCAGAGCCGGTGCTGgacaaggatgaggatgaggcgTACGAATGGGCCAAACAGGCCGCTGAGCTCGGTGAGTCAATCAAGCATTAAACCAAAGTAGCCATCTAACGATGAATCGTAGGACTTGCAAAGGCCCAGTATGCAGTGGGCTACTTTACAGAAACGGGCATCGGATGCCGGCGCGATCCCCTAGAGGCCAACGTCTGGTACGTCAAAGCGGCCGACCAGGGGGATAACCGAGCAATGAACCGAATCGCAATGATCAGGGCCGCAGCGGACGGTGTTACTCCAGCGCAGGCCGCTGCGGATGCCAACGGAAAGAAATCCCGAAAGAGTGGTAGGTCAGCCTCATGCGATTACCACAGATCTAGCTAATAGGTGTCCAGATGGCAAACAAAAAAGATTCGGCATCTTTTAGGCTTTCTGCTGGAATTTCCCCAGTTGTCTATACAAGCAGACCATGTTCTGCGACGGTTAATACATAATACAGACGATTTTGCACTTGCACGGATATCGGTAGTTCATCTTTACTGAAGCGAATTTGTTACACCTGAATTCATTATGGATTCGCATCTGGAAGGTCATTGGAAGGGCCCATGTTTAATTTCACATTGTCCAGGCGAATCATTGATATCCCTTACACATACTGTTGATATATACATTTGCTATGCGTCATTAAATGCCTCTCCGAGACAAAGACAGGAGtactaataattaaatgGACGAGTGATCTTCTCTCAGCTATTCCCCGCGTGCTGCTCCCTTCCTCGTAGGGCGGCCGTCGTCATGATCGCAGCTTTCCCCGCATTCAGACTCCGCCTCCGG
Above is a window of Aspergillus puulaauensis MK2 DNA, chromosome 2, nearly complete sequence DNA encoding:
- the chs3 gene encoding putative chitin synthase activator (Chs3) (COG:M,O,T;~EggNog:ENOG410PGAV;~InterPro:IPR011990,IPR006597;~PFAM:PF08238;~go_function: GO:0005515 - protein binding [Evidence IEA]), producing MASPMASSYPHPHSLPSPPPVYLPSSPPHSPSHRDSQSTPRSSNYPPTSPIARKPLPAIPSAQVAPQAPRPSVPSVSVNGHIEQPETPSTTINNPNDDSFASHVTNAAFSNLTLQDNPTKNGAYPPRKESIGVLPSTGNMAYRHTPASSISSFAVEPQPHDETQAVGKDSGSSFDRDGPSGSQNTSSRGSIDSMAQAPENLEPLHYHHRPYQPSQPAVRSTPALGSGENYPGINTHLTARRPQRPRSAYSFASDNGSPQASPFLKPRTSSRNSSSPDVRPVSFVDLLSAPYPQPGPVPVQLGNAHLRSSVGNNASLLSHKQTFDMYLANVKKTDDPAIQYEFAVFMVGAMMEMPDEELEGGKPSLTTEKGKNSFDITRSNLLKEAKSIFQALANRSYPFAQYYLADGYASGLFSKGKEDYDRAFPLFVAASKHGHVEACYRTALCYEFGWGTRAEASRAQQFYRQAASKNHPGAMLRMAKACLAGDMGLGKRYREGVKWLKRATDSSDAQYNSAPYELGLLHVSGYGDDVFPDPSYAAQLFTKSADLGHVEACYRLGEAYEHGNLNCPKDPALSIHFYTTAAQGGNSLAMMALCAWYLVGAEPVLDKDEDEAYEWAKQAAELGLAKAQYAVGYFTETGIGCRRDPLEANVWYVKAADQGDNRAMNRIAMIRAAADGVTPAQAAADANGKKSRKSDGKQKRFGIF